Sequence from the candidate division KSB1 bacterium genome:
AAAAGCTGACAAGTTGAATGCTTGTCAGCTTTTTTATTTTACAAAACTTTTGATTAAGAGTTATTCCATCATCTTTTTCCATTCCGCTATGGCTTCTTCATTGAATTTGACGAATTGCTCATTTTCTACTTCTTTGGCTTTTTTCATGGATAATTCTGCCGTTTTTATTGCACCTTTGTAATCTTTTAAATCAGCCTGAATTTGAGATTTTGTTCGTAAGACAAAAAACGGACCGCCATTTAATTCTATTGCCTTATTGATCCATTCTAGAGATTTGTTTAGATCTTTACCATTATTGAAGTAGTAGCCTGCTGCTTGTTGATATAATTGGGCATTCCTCGATTGCATATCTTCCATTGCTTCATCAATATCAGCCATAATCTTGGTATCAATGTCAAATTCCATTTTGAATTCTACAACAGTGTTTTCCCAGGCCATACATACATTAGCAGAATTTGATTTGAGATCGGTAATACTTATAGTAAATGATTCAGCTGTTTCAGAGGTGGTTTTAGAACTTATAACAAAACGAGTAACATCATTGGCTTCACCAGGATAACTTGCACCGCCTGTCAAATTATCACTAAGGATGATCGTCCATTCCTTTTCAGTCGGGATTGTAAAAATTGCATATTCACCAGCTGC
This genomic interval carries:
- a CDS encoding DUF2911 domain-containing protein; the protein is MKRPMFILAMSLLIGTLLESTVMAQLRTPILSPRQTITQVVGIADVTIDYSRPSIRGRKIMGGLVPFNEVWRTGANASTKISFSEDVMLNGNKVAAGEYAIFTIPTEKEWTIILSDNLTGGASYPGEANDVTRFVISSKTTSETAESFTISITDLKSNSANVCMAWENTVVEFKMEFDIDTKIMADIDEAMEDMQSRNAQLYQQAAGYYFNNGKDLNKSLEWINKAIELNGGPFFVLRTKSQIQADLKDYKGAIKTAELSMKKAKEVENEQFVKFNEEAIAEWKKMME